In a genomic window of Hippoglossus stenolepis isolate QCI-W04-F060 chromosome 15, HSTE1.2, whole genome shotgun sequence:
- the LOC118121757 gene encoding aquaporin-11-like, protein MTDLWVSLAVLGVAVLLSELTRRTAALLPGASRVYLLEAASTFQLCGCCHELKLLGESGRLELPVGLTITYTMTVIHLLTFRGAACNPSGVLEGFCRGGSSGKAASVLILCQFGAAVAAQHFAAAVWSLGLSDLHLRHQKFGYRCFDPLGGTVLEAAAVELVCAFMVQAVAAHVHRVPEKLRVHCFAAVITVLVYAGGSISGAVFNPVLAFSIQFPCSGHTYLEYCFIYWLGPMLGVASCVLLFEKVIPFLSGKTTVDVPAARKQKTQ, encoded by the exons ATGACCGACTTGTGGGTGTCCCTGGCGGTGCTGGGGGTCGCGGTGCTCCTCAGCGAGTTGACCCGGCGGACTGCGGCTCTCCTCCCCGGAGCTTCCCGGGTTTACCTGCTGGAGGCGGCGTCCACCTTCCAGCTCTGCGGCTGCTGCCACGAGCTGAAGCTGCTGGGGGAGTCCGGCCGCCTGGAGCTGCCGGTCGGCCTCACCATCACCTACACCATGACCGTCATTCACCTCCTAACTTTCCGCGGCGCCGCCTGCAACCCCAGCGGGGTTCTGGAGGGCTTCTGCCGGGGAGGCAGCTCCGGGAAGGCAGCCTCGGTGCTCATACTCTGCCAGTTCGGAGCCGCCGTGGCCGCGCAGCACTTCGCCGCCGCCGTGTGGTCCCTGGGTCTGTCCGACCTCCACCTCCGGCACCAGAAGTTCGGCTACCGGTGCTTCGACCCCCTCGGCGGGACGGTGCTGGAGGCCGCGGCCGTGGAGCTGGTCTGCGCCTTCATGGTTCAGGCTGTGGCCGCACATGTGCACCGAGTTCCGGAGAAACTCCGGGTCCACTGCTTCGCTGCGGTCATCACGGTTCTGGTTTATGCAG gTGGCAGTATTTCAGGAGCGGTTTTTAACCCCGTCCTGGCCTTTTCCATCCAGTTCCCCTGCAGCGGACACACGTACCTGGAGTACTGCTTCATCTACTGGCTGGGGCCGATGCTGG GTGTGGCGAGCTGCGTCCTGCTGTTCGAGAAGGTTATTCCCTTCCTCTCTGGAAAAACCACGGTCGACGTCCCTGCTGCTCGGAAACAGAAAACCCAGTAG
- the LOC118122595 gene encoding glycerophosphodiester phosphodiesterase domain-containing protein 5: MASSLSRLQLGRLHGLRAKLLRRYEHQPLVSCLSGFYGCRWRRHERSRTQPGDCCCSKLEGVSFVLLVAAFCLTLVFLYFWGHAENDYDDFDWFNFGNLGFWFPWSVVLLVIAAGFFTYVTVLMLLAVCLLSEGQKLYLHWSHKIGILVSLMFSVIATAVLSDLWSKEWTTLLLSFQVTAPYLHVGGVLLMTALAWPIALHFFRMNGRVRRGLIVGVYLVLLSALYLVPLGLYSPCIKEEWSLGPAPALIGHRGAPMLAPENTLMSFEKAVEAGSKGLETDVTISYDGVPFLMHDRTLRRTTNIDEVFPNRTDTAAAMFTWAELESLNAGAWFLSLDPFGTAGSLGADERQRAGNQSVCSLQAFLQLAAHTDKLVIFDLYRPPRGHPYRNTWIQRTLEVIHNESSIRSSQVLWLPSDLRSVVQEFDPELQQTSGSRLPLEELQSNNVVKLNLDYTSMSAELVSEYAAVNITTNLYVISQPWLYSLAWCCGVHSVATNAPQLLSTMGSPLFLMTPGEYNLMWILTDLLSVVLIVLIFSFHWWRERGLTSCSGNKISLDKATYSKFRTEMSDIWSISSANLQAEKTATVTVH, encoded by the exons atgGCGTCCTCGTTGTCTCGGCTGCAGCTCGGCCGGCTGCACGGCCTCCGGGCCAAACTGCTGCGTCGGTACGAACACCAGCCTCTGGTGTCGTGTCTGTCCGGGTTCTACGGCTGCAGGTGGAGACGCCACGAGAGGAGCCGCACTCAGCCCGgagactgctgctgcagcaag CTGGAAGGAGTCAGCTTCGTTCTGCTTGTGGCGGCTTTCTGCTTAACGCTGGTGTTTCTCTACTTCTGGGGACACGCGGAGAACGACTACGATGACTTCGATTG GTTTAACTTTGGGAACCTGGGCTTCTGGTTCCCCTGGtctgtggtgctgctggtcATCGCTGCAGGTTTCTTTACCTACGTCACTGTGCTCATG ctgctcgctgtgtgtttgctgtcagaGGGACAGAAACTGTATTTACACTGGagtcacaag ATCGGGATCCTGGTCAGTCTCATGTTCTCCGTCATAGCCACGGCCGTCCTGTCCGACCTGTGGAGTAAAGAGTGGACGACGTTACTTCTCTCCTTTCag GTAACGGCTCCTTATTTACATGTGGGCGGAGTCTTGCTGATGACAGCGCTGGCTTGGCCAATTGCTTTGCATTTCTTTCGCATGAACGGCAGAG ttagACGGGGCCTGATCGTCGGTGTGTACCTCGTCCTCCTGTCTGCTCTCTACCTGGTGCCCCTCGGTTTGTATTCTCCTTGTATCAAAGAGGAGTGGAGCCTGGGCCCTGCACCGGCCCTCATCGGACACAGAGGAGCCCCCATG CTCGCTCCAGAAAACACTCTGATGTCATTTGAGAAGGCGGTGGAGGCAGGAAGTAAAGGTCTGGAGACCGACGTCACCATCAG ttATGACGGAGTCCCCTTCCTGATGCACGACCGCACGCTGCGACGGACGACCAACATCGACGAGGTTTTCCCAAACCGGACCGACACCGCGGCGGCCATGTTTACCTGGGCCGAACTGGAGAGCCTGAACGCCGGCGCCTGGTTCCTCTCC CTCGATCCGTTCGGTACGGCCGGCTCTCTGGGAGCAGACGAGCGTCAGCGGGCGGGAAACCAGTCGGTCTGCAGCCTGCAGGCCTTCCTCCAGCTGGCGGCTCACACGGACAAGCTGGTGATCTTCGACCTCTACCGTCCGCCCAGAGGTCACCCGTACAGAAACACCTGGATCCAACGCACGCTGGAGGTCATCCACAACGAGTCGTCCATTCGGTCCTCACAG gTGCTGTGGCTGCCGTCAGATCTCAGGTCTGTTGTGCAGGAATTTGACCCCGAGCTGCAGCAGACGTCAGGAAGTCGACTCCCTCTAGAGGAGCTCCAGAGCAACAACGTCGTCAAACTGAACCTGGACTACACGTCCATGTCTGCCGAGCtcgtcag CGAGTACGCCGCCGTGAACATCACCACCAACCTGTATGTGATCAGTCAGCCGTGGCTCTACTCTCTGGCGTGGTGCTGCGGCGTCCACTCAGTCGCCACCAACGCCCCCCAGCTCCTCAGCACCATGGGCTCCCCGCTCTTCCTCATG ACTCCAGGTGAATACAACCTGATGTGGATTCTCACTGATTTGCTGTCTGTGGTGTTGATCGTCCTCATCTTCAGTTTTCACTG GTGGCGAGAGCGAGGACTGACTTCCTGCTCGGGCAACAAAATCTCACTGGACAAAGCCACTTACAGCAAGTTCCGGACGG AGATGAGTGACATATGGTCGATCTCCAGCGCGAACCTGCAAGCAGAGAAGACGGCAACCGTCACCGTGCACTGA